From Micromonospora nigra, one genomic window encodes:
- a CDS encoding protein-tyrosine phosphatase family protein — protein sequence MVELPGGIRVRGRRIADLAAPADFSLLLAPGPAPDWAYRRVRWPDFWIPTDRADTLDALREALGRGYAGQRVEVACRGGTGRTGTALAALAILDGLPVEQAVDWVRAAYRPGAVETPWQRRWLRRLP from the coding sequence GTGGTCGAACTACCTGGCGGGATACGGGTGCGGGGGCGGCGGATCGCCGACCTGGCCGCACCGGCGGACTTCAGCCTGCTGCTGGCGCCGGGACCAGCACCCGACTGGGCGTACCGGCGAGTCCGGTGGCCGGACTTCTGGATCCCGACGGACCGGGCGGACACCCTGGACGCGTTGCGTGAGGCACTGGGCCGGGGGTACGCGGGCCAGCGGGTGGAGGTGGCCTGCCGGGGCGGTACGGGCCGGACCGGCACCGCGTTGGCGGCGCTGGCGATTCTCGACGGACTGCCGGTCGAGCAGGCGGTCGACTGGGTGCGCGCCGCCTACCGGCCGGGTGCGGTGGAAACCCCCTGGCAGCGTCGCTGGCTGCGTCGGTTGCCCTGA